One part of the candidate division TA06 bacterium B3_TA06 genome encodes these proteins:
- a CDS encoding Holliday junction DNA helicase RuvA: MIGFLKGRVISRDEESEIITLLVGQVGYEVRLPHIVYRGLEIHRMSLENETDLELFIYQHQTERTPKPLLIGFRNEVEREFFTKLISVQDIGPTAAAKALTMPIRTIARAIEERDITTLTKLSGIGKTKAEKIAATLAGKVAKFALMQVEERELPEAVPTDELRAQVIEVLTSQLGYKRSEAVAMVDEVLTENPGIQTPEELFDAVYRARR; the protein is encoded by the coding sequence ATGATTGGTTTTCTCAAAGGCCGCGTGATCTCGCGGGATGAAGAGTCAGAAATCATAACCCTGCTGGTTGGGCAGGTAGGATACGAGGTAAGGCTACCTCACATTGTATACAGGGGACTGGAAATCCATCGCATGAGTCTTGAGAATGAAACGGATTTGGAGCTGTTTATCTACCAGCACCAGACAGAGCGAACGCCCAAACCGCTCCTGATCGGATTCAGAAACGAGGTGGAACGCGAGTTCTTCACAAAGTTGATTTCTGTGCAGGACATCGGACCCACCGCGGCTGCTAAAGCCTTGACCATGCCGATCCGCACCATCGCACGGGCTATAGAGGAACGCGATATCACTACCCTGACCAAGCTTTCAGGGATAGGAAAGACCAAGGCTGAAAAGATCGCTGCAACGCTGGCAGGCAAGGTTGCAAAGTTCGCCCTGATGCAAGTGGAAGAAAGGGAACTTCCCGAAGCTGTCCCTACCGATGAGCTGAGAGCACAGGTGATAGAGGTACTCACATCCCAGCTGGGCTACAAACGTTCAGAGGCGGTGGCTATGGTGGACGAGGTCCTGACTGAAAATCCCGGGATTCAAACCCCGGAGGAGCTGTTCGATGCGGTATACAGAGCAAGACGCTAA
- a CDS encoding IS30 family transposase, with product ITFDNGPENAEHEVISKATDIKCFFCEPYSSWQRGTNEHTNGLLRQYLPKKTNFATISNEEIRLIESRLNDRPRKCLGFKTPLEVANLCVALQR from the coding sequence TATCACCTTCGACAATGGCCCGGAGAATGCTGAGCATGAAGTCATCTCTAAGGCCACTGACATAAAGTGCTTCTTCTGCGAACCTTACTCTTCGTGGCAGAGAGGAACCAATGAGCACACCAACGGACTCCTCAGACAATACTTGCCAAAGAAGACTAACTTCGCTACAATCAGTAACGAGGAGATCAGATTGATAGAATCAAGGCTAAACGACAGGCCCAGGAAGTGCCTGGGTTTCAAAACACCCCTCGAAGTCGCTAACCTATGTGTTGCACTTCAACGTTGA
- a CDS encoding Holliday junction branch migration DNA helicase RuvB: MRYTEQDAKDKDRKEREASSLLAKESPDDKGRWDLRPKRLAECIGQKRLVETLSIAIEAARKREEPMDHVLLHGPPGLGKTTFANVIAREMEVPIVTTSGPALERAGDLIAYLTGLERGSVLFIDEVHRLPKVVEEFLYPAMEDFAVDFIFDKGAHARSHRFRLDRFTLVGATTRPGLLSAPLRERFGITRAVGFYTDDELAMVVKRSAGILEVEVDDEGTREIAKRARGTPRIANTLLKRVRDFAQVRADGRITSKVALDALELEGVDEIGLTDLDRTLLLAIVRFYGGGPVGLEAIAATLQQESDTIVDMIEPFLLKIGFLARTPSGRVVTEGACEHLGEHPKNKRKRPKAGKFEL, encoded by the coding sequence ATGCGGTATACAGAGCAAGACGCTAAAGACAAGGATAGAAAGGAACGTGAGGCTAGCTCTTTGTTGGCGAAAGAAAGTCCAGACGATAAAGGACGCTGGGATCTGAGGCCGAAAAGGCTTGCCGAATGCATCGGGCAGAAGCGGCTGGTGGAGACGTTATCTATCGCAATCGAGGCTGCACGCAAGCGCGAGGAACCCATGGATCACGTGCTCCTTCACGGGCCGCCAGGGCTGGGCAAGACCACCTTCGCAAACGTCATCGCCAGGGAGATGGAGGTGCCGATCGTTACCACCTCAGGGCCGGCACTGGAGCGCGCAGGCGACCTCATCGCATACCTCACCGGTCTGGAACGTGGTTCAGTACTCTTTATTGACGAGGTGCACCGACTGCCAAAGGTTGTTGAGGAGTTTCTGTATCCGGCGATGGAGGATTTTGCGGTGGACTTCATCTTTGACAAGGGTGCGCACGCCCGCTCGCATAGATTCAGGCTGGATCGCTTCACACTGGTAGGAGCGACTACCAGGCCCGGACTCCTATCCGCTCCGTTAAGGGAACGCTTCGGGATCACCAGGGCGGTTGGGTTCTATACCGACGACGAGCTGGCGATGGTAGTAAAGCGTTCAGCCGGGATACTGGAAGTGGAGGTTGACGATGAGGGGACACGAGAGATTGCCAAGCGGGCAAGGGGAACGCCAAGGATCGCAAACACACTGCTTAAACGAGTCAGGGATTTTGCCCAGGTGCGTGCCGACGGACGCATCACAAGCAAGGTAGCACTTGATGCTCTTGAACTTGAGGGTGTGGACGAGATCGGCCTGACCGACCTGGACAGGACCCTGCTTCTAGCGATCGTACGGTTCTACGGCGGAGGGCCGGTGGGGCTTGAGGCTATAGCGGCTACACTTCAGCAGGAATCTGATACCATCGTTGACATGATCGAACCGTTCCTCTTAAAGATCGGCTTCCTGGCCCGCACACCCTCGGGAAGGGTGGTGACCGAGGGGGCCTGTGAGCACCTGGGTGAGCATCCCAAGAACAAACGAAAAAGGCCGAAGGCAGGGAAGTTCGAACTGTGA
- a CDS encoding Holliday junction resolvase produces MKILGVDPGLASTGVVVIEVGDKLELLHKEVIHTKSSQKIPERLGMIAEGIRKVVDSYTLSLLALETAFVRRDAPQAGLSLGKVLGVILLTAHQNKLDILEISPRQAKETLTGYGNASKEQIGRAVAKNLGLCEPLRPSHLADAAAVALTAASIVATLRKK; encoded by the coding sequence ATGAAAATACTGGGCGTTGATCCTGGGCTGGCCTCGACCGGGGTGGTGGTCATAGAGGTGGGAGATAAATTAGAGCTTCTTCATAAGGAGGTCATCCACACAAAATCCTCCCAGAAGATACCGGAAAGATTGGGGATGATAGCCGAGGGAATCAGGAAAGTTGTTGACTCCTATACCCTTTCTCTTTTAGCCCTGGAAACCGCGTTCGTGCGCCGCGACGCCCCCCAAGCAGGACTCTCACTGGGCAAGGTACTGGGGGTAATCCTACTGACCGCTCATCAAAACAAGCTGGACATCCTTGAGATCTCACCCCGCCAGGCCAAGGAGACGCTCACCGGCTACGGCAACGCATCCAAGGAACAGATAGGGCGTGCAGTGGCAAAGAACCTTGGGCTTTGCGAGCCGCTTCGGCCCTCTCACCTTGCCGACGCCGCCGCGGTGGCCTTGACTGCGGCCTCGATCGTGGCTACACTACGTAAGAAATGA
- a CDS encoding D-glycerate dehydrogenase, whose translation MKIYVTRRIPDAGIKLLEGHEVDVYEGSTPIPRKLLAEKVADAEALIPLLSDQIDAELMDQAPKLKVIANYAVGYDNVDIVAATKRGIVVTNTPDVLTDATAELAWALLFAAARRIGEAERFTRDGRFICWGPMLLLGQGIRGKTLGVIGAGRIGTRFALGSRGFEMKVFYYDQERNETLEQELGAKKVDISYLMHEADFVSIHLPLTQETKHLIDAHQLFRMKPTAVLINTSRGPIVDEKALVAALRAGKLAAAGLDVYEREPDISAEFFEMENVVLAPHIGSATHQARGAMAELCAYAVLKVFEGEIPPNIVNREVWSKRR comes from the coding sequence GTGAAGATCTACGTAACCCGCCGCATACCGGACGCAGGCATAAAGCTCCTTGAAGGACACGAAGTGGATGTTTACGAAGGTTCTACCCCGATCCCGCGCAAGCTTCTTGCCGAGAAGGTAGCCGATGCCGAAGCACTCATCCCGCTTCTTTCAGATCAGATAGATGCGGAACTGATGGATCAAGCCCCCAAGCTCAAGGTGATAGCCAACTACGCGGTGGGCTACGACAACGTAGATATCGTCGCGGCGACGAAAAGAGGGATAGTGGTGACCAACACCCCTGACGTTCTGACCGACGCCACAGCCGAGCTTGCCTGGGCGCTTCTTTTTGCCGCTGCCCGAAGGATCGGAGAGGCCGAAAGGTTTACAAGGGACGGTAGATTCATATGCTGGGGGCCGATGCTTTTACTCGGTCAGGGGATAAGAGGCAAGACGCTTGGGGTCATCGGCGCGGGCCGGATCGGAACGCGCTTCGCGCTCGGCTCGCGCGGATTCGAGATGAAGGTTTTCTACTACGACCAGGAGCGCAACGAAACCCTGGAGCAGGAGCTTGGCGCCAAAAAAGTAGACATCTCCTATCTGATGCATGAGGCCGACTTCGTTTCCATACATCTTCCTCTAACTCAAGAGACCAAACATCTCATAGACGCACACCAGCTGTTCCGCATGAAACCCACCGCGGTCCTTATAAACACCTCGCGCGGACCTATAGTTGACGAGAAGGCGCTTGTGGCAGCGCTGCGGGCAGGCAAACTTGCCGCCGCCGGGCTTGACGTCTACGAAAGGGAGCCGGATATCTCAGCCGAGTTCTTCGAGATGGAAAACGTGGTGCTTGCACCGCACATCGGCTCTGCCACCCACCAGGCGCGAGGAGCAATGGCAGAGCTCTGCGCCTACGCGGTGCTCAAGGTGTTCGAAGGCGAGATACCACCCAACATCGTCAACCGCGAAGTTTGGTCAAAGCGAAGATAG